The window AAAAAACCCTTATAGAAATATTTGGAACTTTTTGCATCAAACAAGGttcaaactaaaataaatacacagaaaatatgaaaatatgaaGAAAAACACAGCGCCTAAATTTGAAATGAAcaataactaaaataaataacataTGTATACCAACTATTCTGTACAGGACTTGAAAGGATGAACATTGCTTCTTCGAACTTCTTTAACATAcataaatatttgaattttgataaaaaaaaaactttgtaactttatatttgaaatttgattttaaacttGTTACTTTCTCTTTTTGAGCGGGAATGAATCAAGAAACGTGAAAAAACtacttatataaattttatcaatAAAAATAGCACACTTAGACACAAACATAAAACACAAGTTAATTACGCAATACaccataaaataacaataaaacatgCACGTAACATACATATTGAACCCGAAACGAATGTATAGTATCATATATAACACGAAATCAACACAAATCCAGGGTTAACTGTACAGTTTGGTGTATGTCATCCTAAGGACTATCTCATGATAGGTAAttgttatatatatgtatatcttATAGAATTTTATAAAACACTATATAAGATGAcattgctttcattttttggATGTTCCTTTATTGCATTTGGACCAGCATTCTCAATGTTTGCCATAACAGTTGCTCCAGATGCACAGCAAGTTATAGTTCTCATCAGCAGGTTTGTATCTTACATTAACTTTTTGCTATACCTATTTATACACTGAAAACTGGATTCTAATCAAAATGaagaataatgtaaaaaaaatgttagttaAGGTATAGTTAGATCCTGCAATTTTCCAAAAACAATGATCTTGcctgaaattgaaaaaaacatgTATCTAAAAAAGATGCGAATGTATCTGGAAtttgtttctaaaaaattgTAGCATTCTTAATTTGTTTTCTGGTTTTAAGTatacgaaaaagaaaaacaaaatcagaGTCAATAAAAGTCTCTTTGACTGCATTTGAAAAGGATATAGTGTTAGAATTTATATTTATCTTTCTTCTATAAATTTAgtataaaaacttatttaagGTTACTAAATATAGGCAAATCCATTACTTTAAATCTACatactgttatttttttttaattacagtgCATTCTTTTGGTTGCTATCATTACTAACAGCATCAATATGGTGGACGATTGTAACACCCTTGAAGAAAAATCTAGCATTTAGCTTATTCTTTTCTGTGTTATTCCAAGAATTGTTCAGATATGCGTGTTGGGCATTATTACGGTATTTGCTTGTTGCGTTGTTATTAAAGTGATAATTTTAAGCCAAGATAATTAGCCTCTGTTTAGTTGCAAATTGCAGATTTATGACATGGAGGTGGTTAACTTTAATTTGTTGGGGTGTGCAAGGTATTTTAGCTCCCTTTCCCcacctcttaattttttgttataatctCTGTAGCATATTATGAGACAGGGTGAAGGGTCTCtataagagacaagagaggagttgaacgtcctccaccatacttTAGTTTAAAGGTATTGTgaaagtcccatgaaatgccacatgaTGGTGTCACTATACACCCAGTCCTGTCTGTGAacagttggcgctaggaagggcatccagctgtaaaacaatgctaaAACTCTTTAATAATGGCCATAAGaacagttgatcagacaaactgccaTAACAGgactggaactctaaggagtgaaggtgtcgcgcacggtaggacagatgtcaggtgtatcgtcagaccgttacccagctatcacatcacaaggtagataatactaggttgaggatggctagtgtaaatgttggtactctgagaggtagagcaggtgaagtagttgaaatgttaaaacgtagatctgttgatatttgttgtgttcaggaagtcaggtgaAGAGGAGCTTCAGTGGGATTTGTGGatggtaggagggcaaggtataagcttttttggattggtaatagtgatggatctGAAGGAGTTgacatattcgttgcagagaagtgggtagaaaaagtaatagatgttatgcgtgttaatagttgtattatagtgataaagtttttgataggtaataggattgtcacttttctgtcagtttatggtCCACAGTGTGAACtaagtgaggaagataaagataagttttatgatgagttaatagcagtcacatcaaagtttggagacactgaacttgtcatggtgggcagcgactttaatggtcatgttgggaagtcatctgaaggttatagaggtgtgcatggaggctatggatttcagagcagaaataaggaaggggagagattacTTGAgcttggaatggcaacggacatggtggtttgcaacacatcattcagtaagagacagagtaggctgataacatatgagtcaggtgtttctaagacacagatagattacttcctggttagaaagtcagacaagaaagtggttaagaacgtgaaagttatatcgggggaagagtgtgtttcccagcataggttgccggtttgtgatattatcttgaagagtgttaaagaagccaagggaaagtacaggcccgttgtaaagtctggaagctgaagcaagagattgtagcaagacaatttagttaataaagttcagcagttagcccacaatggtcaatgtcgtagtgacaatgttaaaagtacttggactactttgaagaattgtcttctagaagcttctgatgatacctgtgggtggacgaaaggaccagctagacattgacagacctggtggtggaataatgaggttgaccagtgtatacaggaaaagaggaaactttggaaagagtggaagtcaggtggtagtaaaaatatttactcagAAGCTAAGCGttgtgctcgtacagcagtatATAAGGCAAAATTAGaaacagagagaaacagatttgcaggtgtgttaagaagggaagatcAGTGCAAGATTtttaggtgagaagtgtatacgtaatgatgaaggtgttttggctagcacagaggaggagaaaagggtagcttggaagaattattatcagaggttgcttaacactgagtttgattgggatgaagataatttgtctgatgatgatgttgtagaagggccagccatgcagatcaagacaggaTTGGTAGTGGacgctattaggaaattgaagattggcaaggctgcaggagtgtcgggtattgttgcagagatggtaaaagcaccTGTATATATTTGAGCTTatagttgagcttattacaagtcttgctaatcagattataaaggatggtgctattccgagtgagtggcagtcgagtgtaatagtgaattgtttcaagggcaagggtgatgcattagaaagaggtaactatagaggtttgaagttagttgatcaagtaatgaaagttattgaaagagtgattgataagttacttagagaaagaattgatgtagataagatgcaatttggttttgttccatggtgtggcactacagatgcaatatttttactcagaaagcttcaggaaaagtatttaggaaagagaaagaatctctgttttgcctttgtagatttagagaaagctcttgatagagtgccacgtaaagttatttggtgtgctatgagaaaattaggtgttgatgagtggctagttacgatggtacagtctttgtacagcaatgctagaagtcctgtcaggattaacgattcacttagtgatgaatctagtgtaaatgttggtgtacatcagggttctgtacttagtcctttgttttgtcttagaagcgctgtcgatggagttcagaacaggttgtccatgggagttattgtatgcagatgatttggttctcatagcagagtcgagaGGGTTgatagtaactcaattttttgtcagacttgcaagcattgggtacataagagctgacattcagtttgtatgcaagcgttgcaaaggtgagattatagagaatgaagtatttccagcttccatgatgtacaacagtggctcgttagagatagttgagagcttctgttacttaggtgatatgttgggcagtgaagggggtgttgaaaGAAGTGTACTTGCAGGatataggttctgcttggaaaaagttcagaaagttacttcctttgttgactagcagagtcttgtcaattgagttaaaaggtaggatgtatgaggcctgtgtaagaagtgttatgttgtacgctagtgagacatgggcagtgaagcaggaaaatCTTGACCATttaaaaaggaatgatatgagaatggttaggtgaatgtgtaacgccagtctgagacagaaagagttcagatgagctaagaagcaggctaagtatccgtagaattagagatgttatccagataagaagattgaattggctggggcacttggaaagaatggaggggataattgggtaagaaagtgtagagacttgatagttcctggggcaaaagcccagaggcagaccgagaaagacttggcaggaggttataaggatagacttgatacagagaaaGGTGAGTTtaaatctaacacagtctagatcagattggaagagggtcattaatataccccgtccaacccatgctagcatggaaaacggacgttaagccaagaatgatgattaTTATTGATTtatcataataataaaaaaaatgcatgtccttggattattttattgtaaagtgCTTATTATAAAATGCCCTAAATataacttaaataaaaaaagatgatTTTGTAGATGCAGAATATTGTAATTGTGAGTTTATAAGCTTATAAGCAGCATTTTTTATCCAGCATCAATTTTGCCATAAAGTTTTCGAAGTTTggacaacaaaaaattaaatttaagtatGTAtgtaattttgtgttttttttttttttttaggcgTGCCGAAGAAGGATTAATAACAATGACAAATTCACACTCACCACTGAGGAAACTTAGATTTCATTATGGTAAAAATAAATCTTGTTTGTTTCCATTCATAAGGAGGATATGTAAAAACATATGGAAAATGTGATTTTTATGTTATTGAAAAGAAAGGCAATAAGCCATTTAGTCTGTTTTACTTGTGAATTGAAGAAAATTTTACATATGAGCatgtttatttgtattttatctTCCAAAAGTTGCATTTTTTCAACGCAGTCAGGTGTTCTGTCCAGACATATTAGTATTAAAACAggagttaaaattattttagtttGGCAGTTTCTAGTGAAATaaagtgaatttttaaaaaaaatagatgttAAACATAcataatgtaaataaaaataagagataaaatatttaaacaaatcaGTTAATTTTGCACCACAACCTAAAACTTTTGCAGAAAgtttaattgataaatgttttaaaaaagtcaccAATTAAAATTACACTGTTTTGTCGACTGAGTCCTTCCTGTGCTTCCCtcactttattttgtttttatttttattattgaatttatttgtttgattatttgaggaaactaaataatgaaataaaacagaacaattaaatttatttaaagaaatCAAGAGGTTTATCAAACCTAGTTGAACCAGTAAACGGTAATCTAACATATATAGGTGACACAGACAAACGATTTTGTTACCATCTTGAGCTATTCTTCCAGAATGAAGTAACATGCATGAGATCGATTCATGTGGTTTTAAGGCTAATTAATTGGTTTTATTGCATTTTGCAGACCAGAATATATGACAACAAACATTTACTTCCTGCACAGATGAAATGTTTTATTcactttattattaaaaaaaataattatttataaatctTAGCACCGAAATCCTGGCATGGAAATGTcaaattatattgtttttaCTATTTAACGGATAGTAAATCCGTAATGCAACAAGTGAATTTGATCTATATTGTTAGAACATTTTGCGGGTGTTTCAGGagttcgccaaattaaattctgcaaaaaagCAATGCGTCTGAATGCCTATAGTTAAAAAAGATATGATAAAAGTAGCTACTTTGTACAtcttatgttttttattaaatattagaACTTTCCATAAGGGCAGCATTTAGTCACAATGTTAGAATTTAATTTGTAATAGTGTAATTTAGTTTTCcattaaaattttcatttcaaaaatcaaataatCAAATAATCACAGGCGAATTAGAAATAGCAAAGAATTGAGATTCAGTTGCGTTATCCTGTGTAAATTTTCATCAtggttaaatgttaaattaattAATTCTTTCCTGGAAAATACAATATAATTAACGATATCAGTGTTTTTATCGCGTAAGTTCTGTATATGAAGATTTTGAATGCTGTTTATTCTGATTTCCGGTCCGTAGAATGCTACTTGTTCTAGTTTCTGATCTGTAGAATGTTACACTTTAGTTTACAAATTATTCGAATTGAATCCTTGTGTAACTCTTTTAAGACAGGAGAAATAATTTTCTTAGcactaaaataatatttttgagcCTTACATGGGAAACATCTAACCACAAATGTCTTCACAGTCTCAATAAGCgcaaaaaaatctatttaataGTCATAGAGTCCTTGCTCAAGTAGATACAGACGATTGTGGTTTTATGTCAATCTGCAATGCACATTGTATGACACTAATTTTATCAGCTTtgaatttacttaaattttgctttttttggtCTAATAAACGATTTCATTTATAATTTGGATTACACAGCAACCTTGTTTTGGATGCTGTCACCTTTGTCGAAAATATTCCGCGCGTCTATTTTTTTGACCTTTTTATGGCTTTTATTCTTATACACAAAAGTGTGATTTTATCATGTACATGAAAAAAGATGTATTTTGTTGTTACATTTTTAGTATCCGGACTCGGTTTCGGTGTTATGAGTGGTTTATTTGCCATGGTGAATATACTGGCTGACATCACTGGACCAGGAACAGTCGGCTTATATGGCGATAATGGAAACTTTGTCATAATATCAGGTAATAAAACAATTTACCAGAAATTTAATTAAGTATAAATTTTCTAGTAATTGTTCTAGTTTAAAGCCATTTGTCTAGCTGTTCAATTTTTTGTCGTGTGAATAGGGCTTTTCTATTTGATGAAAGCGTTTGGTGTAGAATTGAGAACAGTGAAAGTAATTTCAATTAGCGGGAAAATCCTGTATGTTTCCTTTTGTCAGTTTCGGTTTAATACTGTACTTTTGGAGtgcgataaaaaaaaacacggaTTCTTTCTATTTTCCAGTGCAAAAAAAGCGAAACTGATTGTTAAAACTTTGGTCTAAAAATTCCGCCTAAAAATGACAATTTATCGCATTCCTTTGGTTACTTCTACAATGAGCAGCCTCGACATTGCACGAAGTTATGAAATAAACCTTTTAGCTCACGTGTGTATTACAGCTCGTTCTAATCAGGCGGCCACAAAGAGAATTTAGAGAACACGTGTATGTATCAATAGGAATGTGTTTTTATCCTGTTTCGGTCGTTAAAAAAACGTTTCAATATTGGTCAAGTTTGCATCTTCTCTCATTGTTGCTGTAACCACCACGCGAAACAATGATAATTTTTTGTTCCTGTTTTAAACAGGATctgttcaagaaataatattagcGCTTCGCTTAGTTACTGAATCGGAGCGCGTATCCCCTGGTCCTAAAGCCTTACTGAGTcactttctgttttgtttttcagcttTCCTTACTAACTGCATGGTACTACTTCATACGTTTTGGGGTATCATCTTTTTTGAAGGTCTGGACTACAAAAAGTGGATAAATGTTGCAGCAGTGTTTTTCTCTCATTTACTTGTGTCTGGATTGGTAAGTATGACTGTTTTCTTGCATACTAACTAGTCGCTTCTATTTCCTGCATTATTCATTTGTATGATAAATTGTACTATGACGTTATCGTCTCAACCTAAAATCTGCTAGGGAAATACGCATGCGTCGACTTCCTGTGCAAACTGCGTACTTTGCAGAACGAAAAAATCTTGAAGACGCTATCCGCTTCCGTAGAAATAAATGTTTTGGTGACGcagctaattttttttctgcgtcATAGCAAAGTTTTTGATTGTTCTTTATCAAGCTTCATTTTGGTCAATTTTTTCTTgcttacaattatttttttacgtattttagataacatttttgttttttagacttTATTAAACAAGGAACAAGTATACTGGCCCGCACTAACGGTGGGGTACGCTCTTGTCGTAATCATGGCAGTGTGGAGTTTTTACTCTGTCGGTGGCTCCTTCGAAAACTTAAAACGATCAGTTAAAAGACAGACCTCGCCTGAAACTTAAACGCCGTAAACCGAAAATCCTAAAATAACCCTTGATGATTAAATGGGAAACTAATCGAGTCCAATAATGGCAACAATTGTGTTTTATTGACGTCACTGGGGTCAGACTTTTGTTCGCTTCAATAATTCTTGAGATATGTTATTCAAAACAAGAATTTGATCGCAAGACATGCACCTAAATTTTAAAacgttatataattttttttgtatacatttgtgttataatgaaaaaaaatgtgcatATAAAAACCAGGTTTTGTTTTAAACCGTAGTGGAAACCACGCTTTTTAATATTCGCATTAAAACTATGATTATATTTATAAAATGTCCACTTCTGTCTGTTCTAGGTTGTAATATAAATTCAATTTGTTTGGCTAGTAAACTTCCTCGTTTTGtaagacaaaaaaattttgacGTGCAATTATGAAGATATTATAACGTTTAGGTTAACGATCCTACTGTTCAACTCTTCTGTGAGTTGTTTTGTTAACTATTTTTCACTTACGAAAAAGATTTTATATTAAACACACTTGATATGGGATGTAAGAGTTTTCAAGTATTTCACTGAAAGAAACATTCAAAGGTAAGTCAGTTTCAATTTTCTCTGTAATTTATGCTTTTgattttatactttatttttttggtatatACGTGTATTACAATATTAGAACAAAGTTGTTCTAATATTGTAATACACGATTTTAGGAGAAGTGTAACCACGTTTATTGTTTGTCATGGGTTGCACTTACTTAGACTAGTCCATAAGTTTGTCATATAAAATGAACTTTCTTTTAGAAAGCAACTTAAGTTTACTCTAGCACTTAAAGTTGcttttttttgtggataattTCATTACTAAAAGTTGTTTGTGATAAGAATTTTATTAACACCGGTAAGGCAAGTCAAGTTGAGTaaaattttacactttttttttaataacaatgtcttttttaattttttatagttgCTAAAGTACAAAGCTGAGCACTAAAAGTtactaaaagttaaaaattttaccaTCCCAACACCACTGTAAATTGAAAGAGAAACAACTTGTTTtcattaagaaacttttacgtAATTGTTCCACGTACAGtggaaatgaaagaaaaaatgaaaggtTGTAGGAAATGATGAAACCCTTTTCTTAAAATAGAAACGTTTGCAGGATATGCACCCTGGACGAGTGTTTCTAAAGTTTTGAAATTCATTTCGTCATCGTTGAGGAAAAATGACGTGGGTGCGTATGTGTCGTCCCGTTCCGGAGAAGGGGGGAGATAAACACCAAGACTGTGCACACGTTCTTTTTCCCATAAGCGGACAACCTAGTGATTTATAAAACAGCGCAGTTGTTTTGTAGACGCATGAGGTAGAGGTGTATTTAAACGACCACGTTATTTTAGAAATATGACGTCATTGCAATAAAAACGGTCAGACGTGTTTTCTATTGGCCATGCAAGAGGAACAATGCGTGCAAAGCTAGCATGCGATATTATGAACCACTGTTCTTTTAAACCGCAATCACATTGTAGGAATTccattaaaatatgttttagaattaaaatatgtattaaaattaagaacaattaaGCTCTTGTTGTTCATTTTTCGACCATACAAACCAAGCTGGCACAGTGCACATAAATTTACTCATTTTTGTAATgatgtaagaaaaaaaattttgtgatagttaatttttaattcaagtaaagaaaattttacttttctttcgatttcattttctctttttttattatgaaaGTAAACATGcttaaggaaagaaaaagtTCTTGTTTTGTTGACATTAGCATTACACACGACACGCTTTTTGTTTCTTAGTGCGACTATGCACACAAAGGTAGATGTACACAATAACAAACCATCTTATTCGTGATTCTTCTTTTCGTTCTATGACGTTAAGAACCTTCATAACTTGAATTTCTGTATTCGTCCAGATGGTGTTTTACTATCCTCTTTAACACGTTTTTTATGACATTCTTTTGGAAGAAGAGACGTGTTTTGATAACAACTTGCGATATTACCATCCATGCCCATATGCTTTCCGCTCCTTCAATCAGCTTTTATCCACCGGAGGTAAAACGTATCGCGTTTCATCGTGAAACTCGTGTAACTCAACCTCATTACCAGACCTTTTAATATACGAATGTACTATAATATTTTCCAAcataatatttgttttcaaaattgtaGATGCTTAGGTACCAGGCTTCTTTTCGTTACTTCTTACGTCATAGAAGCActtgatataatttaaaaagttcacTCTACCTTGGCTTGATT is drawn from Hydractinia symbiolongicarpus strain clone_291-10 chromosome 8, HSymV2.1, whole genome shotgun sequence and contains these coding sequences:
- the LOC130654042 gene encoding gamma-secretase subunit Aph-1-like, producing MTLLSFFGCSFIAFGPAFSMFAITVAPDAQQVIVLISSAFFWLLSLLTASIWWTIVTPLKKNLAFSLFFSVLFQELFRYACWALLRRAEEGLITMTNSHSPLRKLRFHYVSGLGFGVMSGLFAMVNILADITGPGTVGLYGDNGNFVIISAFLTNCMVLLHTFWGIIFFEGLDYKKWINVAAVFFSHLLVSGLTLLNKEQVYWPALTVGYALVVIMAVWSFYSVGGSFENLKRSVKRQTSPET